From Onychostoma macrolepis isolate SWU-2019 chromosome 05, ASM1243209v1, whole genome shotgun sequence:
TCTTCTCTGTGTTTTAATAATTCTGTTAATTAAATCACACTGAGGAAGTACACTCGTgccctgctgctgctgttgttttaaCATATGTTTTACATCTATTTGTCATATTAGTTGccttaaaatgaacatttgataTATTTGATAGATTTTCAATGCATGATTAATGCCatgaataatgaatattttctattcttgttttattttagaaatttaCAAATCGGCCAGATCTCCAGCTGTACGTGTTCGTTTGTGTGCCGCCCTTGACCTGACTGGACTGTCGCCATGTTTTGGACGCTCCTCCTGGCTTTGATCCTACTGCTGTTGCTCCAGGCACAGCTGCTTGTTTGTCTACATGAACTCCGAGCCTCTCTGACCTCAGTGACTTCAGCGACCCCTTCTGGAACTTCCAACGCCTCGACTTTGCAACGCCTGCCAGGAGCCATAATCATCGGGGTGCGCAAAGGAGGCACCAGGGCCCTGCTGGAGATGCTCAACCTCCATCCAGATGTGGAAGTAGCCAAGAACGAGATCCACTACTTCAACCTGGATGAAAACTTTCGGAAGGGTCTGGACTGGTATCGCGCCCAGATGCCCGTCACTCTCCCTGGGCAGCTGACGGTGGAAAAGACCCCTGGCTACTTCACAGCACCACCGGCCCCAAAGAGGATATGGGCCACGAATCCAGCTGTGAAACTGCTGCTGATCGTTCGTGACCCTGCAGAGAGACTTGTATCAGACTACACACAAGTTCTCCATAACCGAATTCATCAAAACAAGCCATACCAACCACTCGAAGAGCTGCTGCTGTTTCAAGGACACATCAACCCCAAATACAAGGCCCTTCAGAGGAGCTTTTACTACCAGCACCTTGCCAGATGGTTGGAGCTTTTTCCCAGGGAGCAGATGCACATTGTGGATGGAGAGGCACTTATTAGGAATCCGTTCCCTGAGCTGCAGAAGGCGGAGACGTTTTTGGAGCTTCCACCTCAGATAAAGCCAGACAATTTCTACTTTAACGTCACAAAGGGCTTTTATTGTATGCTGTCTGCGGGACACGACAAGTGCCTGGATGAGTCTAAAGGAAGACCCCATGCTCCGCTAAGCAACGAGGCTTTCCAGAAGCTTTGCCGCTACCTGCGAGTTCCCAATCAAATCTTTTTCAGAATGGTGGGACAGAGGTTTGACTGGTGCTAAAGACAGATGAaaaatgattgacagctcttATAGAGACTGAGAATGGGATTTAAACTACTGTTGGAAACCCATTTTGTGAAAATGTTCTAATATTGTCAAAGGAATATGGCAGCGACCAGTTTGCAAGAGGGTTAAGCAAAGAGACTAGCACCAAAAAATGTTCTGAACACTGAAACACCTACAGTTTGTCTTCTGTGGAAAATAGAATAAATCTGCAGGACTTcatgtgctttaaaaaaaaaaaaaaactctctggACCACTTTTAACTCCAAAAGGCTCAGTTCAAACAGATATGGAGGGAATGCGATTGAAAATATTGGAAATGTCCAAGGTTCTGAAAACTGAACGTGAAAACTCCAAGAATTGCatataataagaaaaataaaaacattaaatgctaTTTCCAGTGGTACTTGaagcatttaacaaaaatactgCTTTGTCAGCTGTAATTATTGTAGTCTAATcatttaattcatgtttaatatactaatttgtacttgaatattttattttcttttttgaatggaaatgtctattttttaaattaattggtTCTTTAAATTAATGAGATATTTCATAATGTCATAAGTTAATGCACTACAAAATTCTGTTTTCTATTcaataaatatatgtacataaaACATCTCACATCTATTTATCTATAAACTGacaacatttgacattttcaacACAACGATCAATAACAAATTATCATATCTGTGCATAATGTCTGTATTACTTTATGCTGTCTTCTTTAAATGTTTCTAATATTTCAGGAGGCCTTTTGACAATAAGTCATTTTTGTTTATCTTTCTCTGGCTGCTGTTGTCCACATCTCATTTGAGTGTATATTACTTTAAACATAcagatttttaaatgcattcacTTCTTTAAgggtaaaacattttaatgagaaaaaaaccttttagGAAGTTAACTTACGTCTACACTACTTTTTTGTCACTATACGGCACGCTCTATGGTCAATATAACATAAAccacaaatgaaaaatatttacagacCACTTTTATATGTTAGAAAAAGAAGTTGCTCGTGGCATGCAACTTACATTAGTACGTCGTAAAAGGAATTTTGCCAGCTGAATCTCTCGTGATGTGAACAAGCAGGTAAGGGTCCTGTAGGTGTGGTTTATACGCATGTCCGGTAGATGGCAGTGTTTCATCTGAGGTAATTTTTCTGCTTTAAACAGTTTCACATCTACAGAAATGAATAGTTTGAATGTTCTAAACTATTAAACGCTTAAAGAAATCAATTTGACTCTAGATAAGGTCGGCCCTCAATCGTGGCCATTATATTGAGACCACATGACCCCCACGGAAGCCTCAAGAGGCCATGCATTAGTGAAAGATGTAACATAAATTATAAAGATGTGCGTTTAGCATGTTCAGTaggctatatattatatattatttagcctacataatatattatttagagaagtaaataaaaatattgagcacAATGAAAAGGATACATCGAGACACCGAGGAAAACTGTCATCTGATTTCTACAAGGTGCtaaatataatactttttttttttaaataaaaaaataaaaacaattctatttttttcaaaaggtaacattaatgtaaaattCTAAATCAGATAgtatatttaaatgtgtgtattttacaggttttttttttttaaacctaacTTGATAGCATGAATTCTATTTAAAGTTATATTCTTGGTAATTGTCTTAATAGCTGTAGACTATAAATTCTGCTCAGTTAGCCTGTAGGTTATGATGAATAATGAAAGTGTGTGAAATGTATAATCAAGGAAAAATGTATCAATTCTGAATCAGAATTGATTAATTTTTCCTTGATTATACATTTCCTTGATTATACATTACTTAACAgtttttaatttctaaaaaaaaaaaataataataataatttcgaACTATGATTTTGCCctacaaatctaaattaataaattgatgttGACAATCTGCTTTTATTATAGACTAGTAAATTCCATAAatgtccatccatccacctattAATCCATCTGCCTGTCTTCTCAGCACTGGCCACTTGATGGCGCTCCGCCCTCTCTTAGCGCACGCATGCGCAGTCGCTCGCTTTCCCGTCCCAATAACAATCATTGAAAACGAACAGCAACCCCCGAAGATTGTTACTTCATCAGGCCTCTATTTCCAACAAATCGAGCCGACCATGGCAGAATTACGCCACCGAGGAGCGACGGATAAAGAACTGCAGCATCAGAACTCGGAGGATAAGGTAACGAGTAAAGAGAAAGATGTGGAGAGCTGCATGCTGTTATGGCTATCATTTGAGCTACATGCTGTCATACATGAAGAGAGAGCAAAAAATCGATTATAGGTCGTTGTGTTTCTGGATCTGGCCAGCAAGTGTCCTGGCACAGCACGAAAGCAGCTTTTAATGTTTTGGCTTGATAAATATTTTCTAGCGTTCATGAGTGTGTAATATAGCAGATTACAGCTAGAGGAGAGTCTGAGCATCATCAGGGCTCTGATGTTCTTCCTGTCCTTCTTCTTATGGACTGAAGGTTTTCTCACTGTGTcccaacaaaaacaaaacactataAGGCCTCATTGTATTTCTAGCAGTTGCCATGTTGCTGAAATAAAGTTAAGTGGCATGAACAATCCCTGCTCTGTTCAGTTTAGGACAGTGAGGTTAAACTCTTTAAGGACGAGCTGTGCTTTCAGCAGAGTTGGACTGATATAAAGACAGAAAACATGGAGACTGAGAGAGACGTGGGTGGATGGGTGAGTCAACATTCATGTGTCAAGTGTCATGACCTGTAGGCATGGGCTCAAACCGATCATGGTATATAAACAAGACTCAAGTTAATagcaaatatttttgtatttgtatttatccacgtttttttttttttggatgtagAGAGGCAGCTTTTATCAGTAGGATATGATAATGTTATTGAAAGGACTACAGTAAAGAATTCTTGGGTAAATTGTCTTACGTGCAGCCTTTATATGCAAGCATCCGTGGTCAATAGTTTTTGAGAATTTTCTTTGGTCATTCGGTTTTGGAGGTTCACCATATGACTTCCTTCTGCATGCTAtgttgtattataaatgtatttcaaaagaAGTAATAAGCGCTACAGCCTCTTCTATCTTTAGTGCTGCCAACATGTACACATTATGCTAAATAGattcatttttcatataaaCACAAAGACTTGATCATGCAAATGAAACCTTGTGCTGCCTTCATTCGCATATCAGCGGTCAGGCAAATGAACTGAATGTGGTCATGTTCTGAACTTCTGACTCTTAACcatatattttttctgtatatttggTATTTAAAGTCAGAATGAAAGTTTGCAACTCATTTTGCTTCTATAATCTGACATATTTCagagcaaaatataattttgagattataggttttgtcatttttgtgcaTTGCGAATCGATTGAAATATTGAAACAAGGCATTACATATcagattgtttttatttcctgTTTCTCAGATATTTTTCTTCTGAAAAATCAACAACAGTAGTCTCGCATGtcagattttctttctttaatgaaatgcagtcatatttaattcatgttaaagggatattttctcaaaaatgaaaatgctgtcatcatttactcgcctcATTTTATTCCAAACTCGTATATTCACCAAACAGTGGAGTTTTAACGCATCTCCCGAGATATTGCACAGATTCATATTTATGTTGCTGCTAGAGTTCTGGAATTTTAAGAATTAATTCGAGAGGCCTGCTGAGTTTATTACATTAGACTAAACTATGCCATTGTAATGAAATAGAAAAGGACACAGTGTTCCTGTTGAGGTTTGGATGAAGTACACTGCATGGCCAAAAGTATGTGGACACTTCACCCATATGTGCTTGTTTTCAAAACCAGGGGCGTTAATAGTTAATTTACTGCTATAACAGCTTCCCTCTTGTTTCAGTCCATCTCAAACGCGTTCAGGTCTGTTCTTCGTGCAGGCTAGTCAAATTCTTTTACATTTACGTATATCCATTTAGCACATACTTTTATCTAAAGTGACTTTTAAATGAGAAATACAACAAGTGATTCATCAGAGGGAGGCAATAACACGATACAAAGTTTCAAACATTGTCCAGAATTGCACAAGCTACCAGAAGGAAGGATATAGCAGGATGCAGTTAAGTGCTCATGAGATGAGTTTTGAATATTGTCAGGGTCTCGTCTGTCCagatagggttagggttaggtcaGGGATGTCCAAATATGGTCCTGGAgtgccactgtcctgcagagtttagctccaacttgcctcgacacacctgcttggaagtttctagtaagatcttgattagctggttcaggtgtgtttaattggaGTTGGAGCTAAACCAAAGCCACTGGAAGGCAAGCCTGCAACCTTTAGCCAAAAAAAGCATAATGACTAATGCTAACATTCCAGCCTTGACGTCACTGAATTTCAAACAGAGTTGTGCAACAGTAAGTTGCTGTTTACAGATTCTATAGAAATGAACGAGAAGTGCCATAAACTAGATCCTACCTCTCACAGAAAGTGCAAGATTTTCTATATTCCAGCTCTGTTGGTGGTACGCAGGGAAGGAGACCAGTTTTGAATTGaactatttttagagtttacaccaaaaaaattcaattttataAGAGAAATCATGGACTTCTCACTATAGTATCCATAAACAACGACTGACTGTCACACAACTCTTTTTGAAATTCAATGACGTCAAGgctgtaatgtgattggttatcAAGGCACACATGTCCAAGTTGATTCTTACGCTTTCTACGATGGTAAGTAATATAGACCCTCGCATATCTCCcaataataaaacaatctcTAGCTAAACTTTACAAGACAATGGCCCTCTAGGCACAGGATTGGACAACCCTCGGTTAGGTAAATTCTTGTACCGGATAAGGTTAGGTAAATTACAGCTGACCAAATCATTTTACTGGTGGCATACTATGGCACACTGGCACGTTGAAAGTCACTGAGCTCCTCAGTAAAGCCCATTCTACTGTAAATGTTTGTCTAGGGAGGTTGTGTGAGTGTATGCCTGATTTCACGCACCTGTTAGACTAGAATGTAGCTGAAATTAGAAGGGGATGTACAGGTGTTATGTGTATGGAAGTTAAACTGCCTTTTTACTGACAAACGGCAGACCAGAAGTTGTTCATTTTCAAAGAGTGTGGGAGCTGTGTGGAGTTAGGAATTttcagatttcataaaaaaaaaagtaaattgagACAGTTTGTGACAGCCAGAACAAATGTGGTGTATTCTAATAAAACCTATGAAATTCATAGAATAAAGTGAGAATTAGGAATATTTTTCCACTAAAATGTTATTCTTTAAACACACTTTCTTTAAAATGGGTGGTTATGAAAAagtatttgtttaattattttataataaaataattaattatttatgttgACTAGCGCTAGAAAACCTgctatgtttttatttcagatgtATTCTGAAGTCAGTTGTTCTGTGTGGAtatacagtgttgggaaggttactttggaaatgtacaagttaccctattttaaatgtaacaagtagtgtaactatttcaattactttattaaagtaatgtaactgattacatttgattacttttctgaatttctaatgaatgttttcaacagtagtactcaacactgattactttcaaaatccttcatcacttaaattaattttttttgactgaatcagattacagttacatttattttgtaattaaattacataattccgTTACTTGTTACTCCCCAAAACTGTGTATATATTCATGCATTCATCATTCATTTACATgaccattttaaagaaatacaatTCTAGGCTGCGAAATGTGACAATCGTATACAAATGTTGGGAGATTTGGTGCAAATTTGATATGTTTTCCCTGCCTGAACTCCAAATACAGTcagacattacatttttaatgaatgtgaCAAATTTAATACACGCTTACATCAGTCATCTCTTTTGTAGACTGTCATTGATGTTATGTTTGTCGGGGAATTCCACGTTTACAGATGGCTAACGCTGAAATACGCCAATTTCATCGAAGTGTTGCTCATGCCCTGAGTGTGGGTCAATCTTGGCAGGAAGACTGAAAATGTCTCTCTTAGGAAGAGTGGGATGTCCTTAGTTCCTGATGAGCTATTTGCGGTCGGCGGAGCATTTGAGAGACGGGGGAGGAGGTGGGAGGTGCGAGGGAGGGTATTTTTAACTCTGGCATCTTGAATATCAGGATGTAGTCCGTCTCCATGGAAACCCTGGATCTTTCTGTAGCTCTTGCTGTCAAATGAGTGTCAGCCGTAAATGTACGTTAGCTTCAGGGTGCTCTTTGTAATCAGATCCAAATTATTTATGTCAGATGGATAGAAAGAGGTTTCTAGAACAATCGTAACAGCTCGACCAACTGGTGCAGCACCATCTGATGATGACAGCCTGTTGCTATGGGGATGAAGGCAGGTCATTTGTAATTGTGCAACAGGCTACTTAGACACACAGGCCTGTTAGAAACagatggctgcatttatttgctcggaaatacagtacaaacagaaatgtgaccctggaccacaaaaccagtcttaagtcgctgaggtatatttgtagcaatagccaaaaatacattgtatgggtcaaaattatccatttttcttttatgccaataATCATTAGGATATTTTGTAAAGTTCTTACCgttaatgtataaaaacttcatttttgattagtaatatgcattgctaagaacttaatttggacaactttaaaggcgtttttctcaatatttttttttctttgcaccctcagattccagattttcaaatagttgtatctcggccaaatattgtccgatcctaacaaagcttatttattcagctttcaggtgatgtataaatctcaatttcgaaaaattgacacttaagactggttttgtcgtccagggtcacaaatatgaatgcaatttaaaagaagtgctttctgttttaatgttttaaaatgtaattaatttctgtggaGGCAAAGCTGATCATTACAAGTTTTTAGTGTCccatgatccttcggaaatcattctaatatgttgatttggtgctcaaaaacatttcttattattatcgatggtgaaaacagttctgctgcttCATATGTTCTGTTGAAATCCTGCTACATTTTtttagagactttttttttttttttttccttgacaATCTTTTTTGCATCCTTGCAaataagtattcatttcttatttaaaaaaaaaactgtttctgTTCCCTAGGGATGGGTATCGTTTGAATTTTATCAATTCCAATTCCAAATTAGATTCTGCTTATCAATTCTTATCGATTCCCGGTTTCGGTTTCAATGTGGTTAAAAAAAGAAGTCAAACATGCAAAATGcacgattaattttttttttttttttttaatggaggtTGTggttctctcacaattctgaagaaaaaatattagacacaatattattcaaaatatgtttttgaatgaatctcttgaatgaatgattcaaagacaaatacaCTTTTAACAGCCCCATTTCGccaccctaaaaaaaaaaagatgcgcGCACAGCAattgaaaatttaattttacaagtgtcCAATTCCTGAACTTAAGCGTTCGATTCTGGAATTGGAATTATTTTCGATTCCCAAACCTACTGATCCAAACTGTAAAACAGTATTGTAAGTAGTATTCAGAATTCTTTGCAAATGAACAAATGTCTATTTTGATAGATTAATTCATcccttttgtatttattttttctcttcaaCTGTCTCCAGGGCTCTGAAACAGAGGGTAAGGAAAGAGATGGAGCCTCGGACAATGAGACCAAGTCAGACTCTGGGGTTCCCGTTCCTGCCGATGACacaccagtggttctcaacaaAGCCCTCTCTGGACTTTCCTCACGGTAAGCATCTCTAAATCTACGATTAAAATGACTCTTCAGTAAAGTAGAGCGCACTTGCATGTGACGTGAGATAAAAAGTGTGTATAAAGCGTCCAGAGCCGATTATTGGCATGTTGCTGTGAACACCAGATGATTCATTCAATAAAAAGGCCTCCGGAGCTTTTAGTCCTCGCATTAGGAAGATTATTATTTCCACCCAATATGCTTTGCGTTAATGTGTTTATTTCTCCTGCAGATGGAAGAACTGGTGGGTGAGGGGCATCCTCACACTGGCTATGATCTCCTTCTTCTTTATCATTATATATCTCGGTCCGATGGTGCTGATGATGATTGTGAGTATTTTCTCTTGTTGTAAACACCAACAGACATTTTCACTTAAGACTTAAAAACTACTAGACATTGTCTCTTTGGCTCTTTTACAAATGACAGATGAgtactgatgtttttttttattctgttgacattattaaacattatttgctGAGCTGAGCTGCCAAATTAGTTATGTTCAAACAGGCCTGCAGATATATTTATGAGACCTCACTGTAGTCTCTGAATAATCAGTGTCCACTTTGTTCCATAATCTGGCTGTTTCATATATTATAGCCTACAGTTATTTTCATACAACTGCTAACGATATTAAAAATCTatactattataaaatatataaaaatatgcacTACTCACTCAATAATTTTTCAGTGTTATGTTGTGATGCTGAAGTGAATTCAGgattcacaacattttaatcaatagtataaaatatgtaaatatatagaaTTGGATAGAAATGTTGTCATGCCAACTAACTGGAATAAGtttaaaggtcattgcacactgagtccgaaattttcttatgcgttttttcatattcgtTATCCTAAAAATTCGTCACGGACAGAAACCTTGCACACAGAGTCCGATGCATATTAATTAATCAGTTGcgaaaaaaattgtaaaatagtaCTAAATGGAGTTTTCAAGCAGtgaggatgattttgttgtcctcttgcttcttaaaaagagaaaaagaaaggaaatattgGGTCTGTCCAATAGAGTGTCAGTGGCTCAGTTTGATGCTTTGCTAGTGAAACTAGAGCCACATATTAAAAAGACCACCACCAATTTCTGtgaactcagtgtgcaaggatctTTATAGTGCTTTGTGCTGCGAGACGAAATGGATGAATTTGACAATCGCCATTCTGGATTTTGACGTTCGCTTGTACGGTGGCTCTGAATTGTCAAAACACCTCTCAAAATGTTTGCTACAGATGCGAAAATCGAACCCGatcccaatttttttttatgccggacgaaagtttcggaggcagcgtgtaaacatgattaacataacgtgaggtcgtatttatttttcaacgtgTGAAAATT
This genomic window contains:
- the hs3st1l2 gene encoding heparan sulfate (glucosamine) 3-O-sulfotransferase 1-like 2 — encoded protein: MFWTLLLALILLLLLQAQLLVCLHELRASLTSVTSATPSGTSNASTLQRLPGAIIIGVRKGGTRALLEMLNLHPDVEVAKNEIHYFNLDENFRKGLDWYRAQMPVTLPGQLTVEKTPGYFTAPPAPKRIWATNPAVKLLLIVRDPAERLVSDYTQVLHNRIHQNKPYQPLEELLLFQGHINPKYKALQRSFYYQHLARWLELFPREQMHIVDGEALIRNPFPELQKAETFLELPPQIKPDNFYFNVTKGFYCMLSAGHDKCLDESKGRPHAPLSNEAFQKLCRYLRVPNQIFFRMVGQRFDWC